The Saccharomyces mikatae IFO 1815 strain IFO1815 genome assembly, chromosome: 13 genome has a segment encoding these proteins:
- the RRN11 gene encoding Rrn11p (similar to Saccharomyces cerevisiae RRN11 (YML043C); ancestral locus Anc_6.46): protein MFEVPITLTNKKFAQRRKLKYQYINHTSRRFEKIVKKSTTALSLPTPENSAAENNEEDDGERNGEGGAYRRLILQQRKRRRERHWKSVVGEIYSSTETESDSQEDAEEDEECNTEGKEEDIDEERKFWKKYEKPEESFEVWRTVSSQNKSPINKQKMTYHTFKKIEKNSLRKMEVPLLHCTKESKLHFQSLSKGLEPLQPSTSEVRNYRTKHIITLTNLLHLNVSRHNWSLAYKIFATLIRIPGVQIKSIWGIGVEILNNSPNLSTSLDFLQWMCQIYSSKLRFVQSTNYRSIVPPFQTGSRTHTSKFATTYLWSSLITCQKSMELPDINDKRYDMENDLLQDLIDRISEWVLTPPFMEDAEVWFIYASCHLLKADILSRQFANDNKTSDLIGLDRDIKINQVIKHIHYVKVFLQTCSDKGGFTVPNRLIESQLKGFESRLYGEAQDLREREMDDDYNSIDDNSVNNSFRDVYETNAEFLDTQLMDLSPENNQLGEIPYSDEDSSE, encoded by the coding sequence ATGTTTGAAGTCCCTATAACTTTGACAAATAAGAAGTTTgctcaaagaagaaagttaaAGTATCAATACATAAATCATACCTCtagaagatttgaaaaaattgtaaaaaaatcaactacTGCACTTAGTTTACCAACGCCCGAAAATTCTGCAGCTGagaataatgaagaagacgatgGAGAACGAAATGGTGAAGGTGGCGCCTATAGGAGATTGATACTACAgcagagaaaaagaagaagagaacgGCATTGGAAAAGTGTGGTTGGTGAAATTTATTCTAGCACAGAAACTGAGTCGGATTCTCAAGAGGACGCTGAGGAGGATGAAGAGTGTAATACTGAAGGAAAGGAGGAGGATATTGACGAAGAGAGGaagttttggaaaaaatacGAAAAACCTGAAGAAAGTTTCGAAGTTTGGCGGACAGTGTCTTCGCAAAATAAAAGCCCCAtcaacaaacaaaaaatgactTATCATAcgttcaaaaaaattgaaaaaaattctttaagaaaaatggaagtTCCGCTTTTGCATTGTACAAAGGAAAGTAAGCTTCACTTTCAATCATTATCGAAAGGCTTGGAACCATTACAACCTTCAACATCAGAAGTCAGAAACTACCGTACAAAACATATAATAACATTAACTAACCTTTTGCATTTGAATGTATCAAGGCATAACTGGTCGCTTGCATATAAAATCTTTGCTACATTAATAAGGATTCCAGGTGTGCAAATCAAGTCTATTTGGGGCATTGGCGTTGAGATACTAAATAATTCACCAAATTTATCAACTAGTCTTGATTTCCTACAATGGATGTGTCAGATTTATTCATCAAAGTTGAGATTTGTTCAGAGCACCAATTACCGTTCCATTGTTCCTCCTTTTCAAACTGGGTCCAGAACACATACTTCAAAGTTTGCCACTACATACTTATGGTCTTCTTTAATCACTTGTCAGAAATCTATGGAACTACCAGACATCAACGACAAGCGCTACGATATGGAGAATGATTTATTGCAAGACCTGATTGATAGGATATCGGAATGGGTACTGACCCCTCCATTTATGGAAGATGCTGAGGTTTGGTTTATTTATGCATCGTGTCATTTATTGAAAGCCGATATTTTATCGAGGCAATTCGCTAATGACAACAAAACTAGCGATCTCATTGGCCTGGATAGGGACATAAAAATTAACCAAGTTATAAAGCATATTCATTATGTGAAGGTATTTCTACAGACTTGCTCAGATAAAGGTGGGTTTACCGTCCCTAACAGGTTGATAGAAAGTCAATTAAAAGGTTTCGAATCAAGACTATACGGAGAGGCACAGGATCTTCGAGAGAGGGAAATGGATGATGATTATAATAGCATTGACGATAATTCTGTGAATAATTCGTTTAGGGACGTGTATGAAACGAACGCGGAATTTCTAGATACGCAGCTAATGGATTTATCACCGGAGAACAACCAATTGGGCGAGATTCCTTATAGCGATGAAGATTCGAGTGAGTGA
- the CAT2 gene encoding carnitine O-acetyltransferase CAT2 (similar to Saccharomyces cerevisiae CAT2 (YML042W); ancestral locus Anc_5.512), which produces MRISHSRTLSKLKNFSVASRRAMNSAIVKYSTQKTKFPVETNNGEHYWAEKSNKFYQDKRPNFQGTTFAKQQDLPSLPVPELNSTLDKYLQTIRPFCNDTESFERQRLLCKDFSEHMGPILQDRLKEYASNKRNWMSKFWDDQSYLQYNDPIVPYVSYFYSHKPLPSHLSNINNDPLIKATAIISIVIKFIEAVKDESLPAEIIKGTPFCMNSFSLMFNTSRLPGKPEDNQDTNIFYSIYENNFMTIAYKGRFYKLMTHNGENKPLSENEIWKQLYSVVFQGSQPESELSGIGSLTSLPRDQWREVHMELTKDPISQDSLETIHKSSFMLCLDLDQSPVTLEEKSKNCWHGDGINRFYDKSLQFLVTGNGSSGFLAEHSKMDGTPTLFLNNYVCQQLNKLNSDDFVRKVFTASSKATLKPMELPFIITPKINKAIESAQSQFKKTMDEHDLRVWHYNKFGKTFIKNHGMSPDAFIQQVIQLAVFKYLKRPLPTYEAASTRKYFKGRTETGRSVSTASLEFVSKWQNGGVSIAEKIQALKYSAKEHSTYLKNAANGYGIDRHFFGLKNMMRADDDRVPPLFKDPLFNYSSTWLISTSQLSSEYFDGYGWSQVNDNGFGLAYMLNNDWLHINIVNKPAKSGVSVNKLHYYLSQAADEIFDALESENKIKAKL; this is translated from the coding sequence ATGAGGATCAGCCATTCAAGAACTCTGtcaaagttgaaaaatttttcagtgGCATCAAGGAGAGCAATGAATTCGGCCATTGTCAAATACTCCACCCAAAAAACCAAGTTTCCTGTGGAGACAAACAACGGAGAGCACTATTGGGCGGAAAAGTCGAATAAGTTTTACCAGGATAAAAGGCCAAACTTTCAAGGCACAACTTTTGCTAAGCAGCAAGACTTACCATCATTGCCTGTGCCTGAGTTGAATTCCACCCTTGATAAATACTTGCAAACCATCCGTCCATTTTGCAATGACACGGAGAGTTTCGAAAGACAGCGGCTGTTATGTAAGGACTTTTCAGAGCACATGGGACCTATCTTACAAGACCGGTTGAAGGAGTATGCTAGcaataaaagaaactggATGTCGAAATTCTGGGATGACCAATCCTATTTACAATATAACGATCCTATTGTTCCTTATGTGTCTTATTTCTATTCTCATAAGCCACTGCCAAGCCATTTATCAAATATTAACAACGATCCTTTAATTAAGGCTACTGCAATAATCTCAATCGTAATAAAATTTATCGAAGCTGTTAAAGATGAATCTTTACCCGCAGAAATTATCAAAGGCACGCCATTCTGTATGAATAGTTTCTCATTGATGTTTAACACTTCGAGATTACCTGGTAAGCCAGAAGATAACCAAGACACgaacattttttattccaTTTATGAAAACAACTTTATGACCATTGCTTATAAAGGAAGATTTTATAAACTAATGACCCACAATGGTGAAAACAAACCACTATccgaaaatgaaatctGGAAGCAGCTGTACTCTGTAGTATTCCAAGGATCGCAGCCCGAGTCTGAACTGAGCGGTATTGGCTCTCTTACCTCTCTACCTCGCGATCAATGGCGTGAGGTCCATATGGAGCTGACGAAAGATCCTATATCTCAAGATTCACTAGAAACAATACATAAATCTTCCTTTATGCTATGTCTGGATCTTGATCAATCTCCTGTTACTTTAGAAGAGAAGTCAAAGAATTGTTGGCACGGTGATGGTATTAATAGATTCTACGATAAATCGTTACAGTTCCTAGTAACTGGTAATGGTTCATCAGGTTTCCTAGCTGAGCATTCAAAAATGGATGGGACGCCCACACTATTTCTGAATAACTACGTTTGTCAGCaattaaacaaattaaacTCTGATGACTTTGTGAGAAAAGTATTTACCGCATCATCTAAAGCAACCTTAAAACCGATGGAACTACCTTTCATTATCACACCAAAAATCAACAAAGCAATTGAATCTGCCCAATCGCAatttaagaaaacaatggaCGAGCATGATCTACGTGTCTGGCACTACAACAAATTTGGCAAAACATTCATAAAGAACCACGGCATGTCACCTGATGCATTTATTCAACAGGTCATCCAATTGGCCGTTTTCAAATATCTAAAACGTCCACTACCAACTTACGAAGCTGCTTCTACAAGAAAGTACTTCAAAGGTCGCACCGAAACTGGTAGATCTGTGTCCACTGCTTCCTTAGAATTTGTCTCTAAGTGGCAAAATGGGGGAGTTTCTATTGCTGAAAAGATACAAGCTTTGAAATATTCTGCTAAAGAGCATTCCACATATTTAAAGAACGCTGCAAATGGTTATGGTATTGACCGTCATTTTTTCGGtctaaaaaatatgatgagaGCTGATGATGACCGAGTGCCACCGCTTTTCAAAGATCCTCTATTTAATTACTCTTCAACTTGGTTGATCTCCACGTCCCAGTTATCCTCCGAATACTTTGACGGTTATGGGTGGTCTCAAGTCAACGACAACGGATTTGGGTTAGCATACATGTTGAACAACGACTGGTTGCATATTAATATTGTGAACAAACCAGCCAAGAGTGGAGTAAGTGTTAATAAATTACACTATTATTTATCTCAAGCTGcagatgaaatttttgacgCTTTGGAAAGTGAGAATAAAATAAAGGCAAAGTTATGA
- the YMD8 gene encoding Ymd8p (similar to Saccharomyces cerevisiae YMD8 (YML038C); ancestral locus Anc_5.585) encodes MNRSLFLAFLFGWYFCSIALSVYNRWMFDPKDGLGIGYPVLVTTFHQGTLWLLSGLYIKLRHKPVFRKEKAFNWGFFFKFLLPTAVASAGDIGFSNVSFKYVPLTIYTIIKSSSIAFVLLFGCIFKLEKFHWKLALLVIIMFGGVALMVLKPSDPNSTENDRALVIFGSFLVLASSCLSGLRWVYTQLVLTNNPIHTKDVVAVAESEDTFFTENEDNIDDEPVVKLANSKMLKKCRESKPHPIHTIYQLAPIMGATLLLTSLLVEKPFPGIFNSSLFRLNIEQGSDGTHPTILSIIKGLFLLILPGFAVFLMTICEFSILEQTPVLTVSIAGIVKEVLTVIFGMIILSERLSGFYNWVGMLIIMADVCYYNYFRYKQDLLQRYQSVSTQDRSNEAKGFQDFEQLVSKKSAPYSIIVDSTNQEYELDIIAQNASRSSQQV; translated from the coding sequence ATGAATAGAAGTCTCTTTTTGGCATTTCTATTTGGATGGTATTTCTGTTCAATAGCACTCTCAGTATACAATAGATGGATGTTCGATCCGAAGGATGGGCTGGGTATTGGATATCCGGTGCTAGTAACGACGTTCCATCAGGGTACTTTATGGTTATTATCTGGCTTATACATTAAGCTTAGACATAAACCAGTCTtcagaaaggaaaaagctTTCAATTGgggttttttcttcaaattcctACTTCCTACAGCAGTCGCTTCTGCAGGTGATATTGGTTTCAGTAATGTTTCCTTCAAATATGTTCCCTTGACAATCTATACGATTATAAAATCGTCCAGTATAGcatttgttcttttgttcGGGTGTATTTTCAAGTTGGAGAAGTTCCATTGGAAGTTGGCCCTTTTAGTAATAATTATGTTCGGTGGTGTAGCATTGATGGTCCTTAAACCAAGTGATCCCAACAGTACAGAAAATGACAGAGCCTTGGTTATTTTTGGTAGCTTCCTCGTCTTGGCAAGCAGTTGTCTTTCTGGATTAAGATGGGTTTATACTCAATTGGTGCTGACAAACAATCCAATTCATACTAAAGACGTAGTAGCAGTCGCAGAATCGGAGGatactttttttactgAAAATGAGGATAATATTGACGATGAACCTGTTGTTAAACTTGCTAATAGCAAGATGCTAAAAAAATGCAGAGAATCTAAGCCTCATCCGATTCATACGATCTACCAGTTGGCTCCTATAATGGGGGCTACGCTATTGCTTACCTCACTACTTGTTGAAAAACCGTTTCCTGGCATTTTCAATTCCAGCCTATTTAGGCTTAATATAGAACAGGGCAGTGACGGTACACACCCCACTATTCTCTCTATTATAAAGGGTCTTTTTCTATTAATTTTGCCTGGATTTGCGGTTTTTTTGATGACAATTTGTGAATTTAGCATCCTGGAACAAACACCCGTTTTGACGGTATCTATCGCCGGTATCGTAAAGGAAGTACTGACAGTCATATTCGGTATGattattctttctgaaAGGTTAAGCGGTTTTTACAATTGGGTAGGCATGCTCATCATCATGGCAGATGTTTGCTATTATAATTATTTCAGATATAAGCAAGATTTATTACAACGATATCAGTCAGTTTCGACTCAAGATCGCAGTAACGAGGCAAAGGGATTTCAAGACTTCGAGCAATTAGTGAGTAAAAAAAGCGCACCATACTCTATTATCGTTGATTCAACAAACCAAGAGTACGAGCTTGATATTATTGCACAAAATGCTAGTCGTTCATCCCAGCAGGTCTGA
- the VPS71 gene encoding Vps71p (similar to Saccharomyces cerevisiae VPS71 (YML041C); ancestral locus Anc_5.511), which yields MKALVEEIDKRTYNPDIYFTSLDPQARRYTSKKINKHGTTSSSRPVKRINYSLADLEARLYTSRPDGDANNVSRQDDRNSKNSNSFEERFTQQEILQSDRRFMELNTENFSDLPNVPTLLSDLTGVPRDRIESTTKPISQTSDGLSSLMGGASFGKEHSKYGHGWVLKPETLREVQLSYKSTKLPKPKRKNTNRIVALKKVLSSKRNLHSFLDSALLNLMDKNVIYHNVYNKRYFKVLPLITTCSICGGYDSISSCVNCSNKICSVSCFKLHNETRCRNR from the coding sequence ATGAAGGCACTGGTTGAAGAGATTGATAAAAGAACGTATAATCCTGACATATATTTCACATCGTTGGATCCTCAAGCACGTCGATATACCTCCAAGAAAATTAATAAGCATGGTACAACATCTAGCTCTAGGCCCGTAAAGCGCATCAACTATTCTTTGGCAGATTTAGAAGCCAGACTGTATACATCGAGGCCTGATGGTGATGCTAACAATGTTAGCAGACAGGATGATCGAAATAGCAAGAATTCAAattcatttgaagaaaggtTCACTCAACAGGAAATACTTCAATCAGACAGGAGGTTTATGGAACTTAACACAGAGAATTTCTCGGATTTGCCAAATGTGCCGACTTTACTGAGTGACCTGACGGGCGTGCCCCGAGATAGGATCGAATCCACAACGAAACCAATCTCCCAGACTTCAGATGGTCTCTCTTCATTGATGGGTGGCGCATCTTTCGGAAAAGAACACTCCAAGTATGGTCATGGTTGGGTGCTGAAGCCGGAGACTTTAAGGGAGGTTCAATTATCGTACAAATCTACAAAACTACCTAAAccaaagaggaaaaatacaaatcGTATTGTAGCGTTGAAAAAGGTCTTAAGCTCCAAGAGGAACTTGCATTCATTTCTAGATTCTGCCTTACTGAACTTGATGGATAAGAACGTTATTTATCACAACGTTTACAATAAGCGATATTTTAAAGTTTTACCTTTAATTACCACATGCTCTATATGCGGTGGTTACGACAGCATTTCAAGTTGTGTTAATTGCAGTAATAAGATTTGTTCCGTGAGCTGTTTTAAACTACATAATGAAACCAGGTGCAGAAATAGATAG
- the PRM6 gene encoding pheromone-regulated K(+) transporter PRM6 (similar to Saccharomyces cerevisiae YJR054W and PRM6 (YML047C); ancestral locus Anc_1.495), whose amino-acid sequence MELISQKLKFQDIDMDLIPTAKWSTKIQYILYTWCQSVLHVAMFSSDIYTCVKLLAFNTWSNNIIQPFLAFRISKWLFSGCILCSSLILIVELIIGLKVFKKKEITPNYMNGVSRLMNCLFNFRKYQIFELIVLKDEKKFGKWLFFSYFEISGCLKLLLGDSPRQIINGLTLWSVLLTVSNETSSKANSTQNLGNLDNLNGIINKIKHIAKTNYEESVILSFMLFSFIIWVILISKLILSIVIFIVFIHPRFLSNEKKVKGYELRLRKYVSKVIDDNLSKTVCELGILRDEEEETIIYDDNEMKKSLDYDNLSCSDQGTIPSYYCYSDGEAFERVYTPIKAYFPQKYKYKCMRM is encoded by the coding sequence ATGGAATTAATCTCacaaaaattaaaatttcaGGATATTGATATGGACCTCATTCCGACAGCAAAGTGGTCAACAAAAATAcagtatattttatatacctgGTGTCAATCAGTACTACATGTGGCCatgttttcttctgatatatatacatgtgTTAAATTGCTGGCATTTAATACATGGTCAAATAACATCATTCAACCTTTTTTGGCGTTTCGTATTTCTAAATGGTTGTTTAGCGGTTGCATATTGTGCTCTTCGTTGATATTAATTGTGGAACTGATAATTGGATTGAAAGTTtttaagaagaaagagattACACCGAACTATATGAATGGCGTTAGCAGATTAATGAATTGTCTATTCAATTTTAGAAagtatcaaatttttgagtTGATAGTATTGaaagatgagaaaaaatttggaaaatggttatttttttcatatttcgAAATCAGTGGATGTTTGAAGCTATTACTTGGTGACTCTCCAAGACAAATAATAAACGGATTAACTTTATGGTCAGTGCTACTAACAGTTTCAAATGAGACCAGTAGTAAAGCTAACAGTACACAAAACCTGGGTAATTTGGACAATCTGAATGGAATAATAAACAAGATAAAACATATTGCTAAAACAAATTATGAAGAAAGTGTGATTTTGTCTTTCAtgctgttttcttttatcatATGGGTAATTCTAATAAGCAAGCTAATCTTAAGTATAGTAATATTCATTGTATTTATACATCCGAGATTCTTATCgaatgaaaagaaggtGAAAGGGTATGAATTGAGATTAAGAAAGTATGTCTCTAAAGTTATCGATGACAACTTAAGTAAGACGGTCTGTGAATTGGGGATATTGagagatgaagaagaagaaacaatcatatatgatgacaatgaaatgaaaaaaagcctTGACTATGACAATTTAAGTTGTAGTGATCAAGGTACGATACCAAGTTATTACTGCTACTCTGATGGAGAAGCGTTCGAAAGGGTATATACACCTATAAAGGCATACTTCCCCCAGAAATACAAGTATAAATGTATGCGAATGTAA
- the GSF2 gene encoding Gsf2p (similar to Saccharomyces cerevisiae GSF2 (YML048W); ancestral locus Anc_1.496): MEIYIRLNADVEHDYAFQMSNEDTINNKIKNIFPSGTGLADLMVLRPSIFHEKVPVKFHKSIHPGYLSEGGCLMFHYDADNEENLEELNDSKPLIDQLWPGQLVVPEWKLSKKNIWVYATIMLAWLYTDLPDAISPTPGICLTNQLSRLLIPVAKHMDLPEIAAKLEQEIQANYSSLVAQWLFFVMHILKVAVITLFLKLGIANPISFNPYKLWTLRDLTSPSAKSNNAKNSAGNSSATDLKTRLRSLGWIGAKRATYDDYQTNYYNYVIDKMGGAVAAYRAGAIRKAAAPGIQLVAGEGFQTPLEDRFTASTFTAIKTERKFILSEEYFVELENNLKKILEEYDGDIGKMNAEIRRFRRFGIYEPDEKLATLVKLRREIADEKEKASNNDAASDIEKIDVKKSK, from the coding sequence ATGGAGATTTACATTAGACTTAACGCAGATGTCGAGCATGACTATGCATTCCAGATGTCAAATGAAGACACTATTAATAATAAGatcaagaatattttcccTTCCGGAACGGGTTTGGCGGACTTAATGGTGCTGAGACCATCTATTTTCCATGAGAAAGTCCCTGTAAAGTTTCATAAGTCCATTCACCCGGGATACCTGTCTGAGGGTGGTTGTTTGATGTTCCATTATGACGCTGATAACGAAGAAAACCTCGAGGAGTTGAACGACTCCAAACCACTTATTGATCAGTTGTGGCCTGGTCAACTTGTTGTTCCAGAATGGAAACTCTCCAAGAAAAACATATGGGTGTACGCTACCATCATGCTGGCTTGGTTGTACACTGATTTGCCCGACGCCATTTCCCCAACACCGGGTATTTGTTTGACTAATCAATTGTCTCGATTATTGATTCCCGTGGCCAAACACATGGACTTACCTGAAATTGCTGCTAAGCTGGAACAAGAAATTCAGGCAAACTATTCTAGCCTTGTGGCTCAATggcttttctttgtcatgCACATTTTAAAAGTGGCGGTGATTACTTTATTTCTCAAACTGGGTATTGCTAACCCCATCAGCTTTAACCCTTACAAGTTATGGACCCTGAGAGATTTAACTTCTCCCTCTGCTAAGAGTAATAATGCTAAAAACTCTGCAGGCAATAGTAGTGCTACTGACTTGAAAACACGTTTGCGCTCTCTAGGTTGGATTGGCGCTAAGAGAGCTACCTATGATGATTACCAAACTAACTATTATAACTATGTCATCGATAAAATGGGCGGTGCAGTTGCTGCGTACAGAGCAGGTGCAATCAGGAAAGCAGCAGCTCCAGGTATTCAATTGGTGGCTGGCGAGGGTTTTCAAACCCCTCTGGAAGACAGGTTCACTGCTTCCACCTTCACGGCCATTAAAACTGAACGTAAGTTTATTCTAAgtgaagaatattttgtGGAGCTGGAAAACAACTTAAAGAAGATCTTGGAAGAATATGACGGTGATATTGGTAAAATGAATGCTGAAATTCGGAGGTTTAGAAGGTTCGGTATATATGAAcctgatgaaaaattggcCACACTAGTGAAGCTCAGAAGAGAAATCGCCGAcgaaaaagagaaagcatCTAACAATGATGCCGCCTCTGATATCGAAAAGATTGATGTGAAAAAATCTAAATAA
- the PRP39 gene encoding Prp39p (similar to Saccharomyces cerevisiae PRP39 (YML046W); ancestral locus Anc_1.493), with the protein MSDETHFTIEEIEPRRDALRGLDTLFLQDNEALVQAYRDLDWSNIHSLTQMVDTIEQTVVKYGDPNDSIKLALETILWQILRKYPLLFGFWKRFTTIEYQLFGLKKSIAVLATSVKWFPTSLELWCDYLNVLCVNNPNEKDFIRKNFQIAKGLIGKQFLSHPFWDKFIEFEVGQENWDDVQKIYEYIIEIPLHQYARFFTAYKKFLNEKNLETTRNIDIVLKRTQTIVNEIWQFESKIKQPFFNLGEVLNGDLENWSKYLKFVIDSSKSLDKEFIMSVFDRCLIPCLYHEKVWIMYINWLTKEDVPDEVIVDTYQRASTFLPLDFKTLRYDFLKFLKKKYKSNNILFNKIFNETVSRFLKIWPNDVSLMTEYISMWKRHSFKNSLDQPPKEILEKQTSFTKILEASITNYMNNQIDTEVYLQTLINDKNLSIVVVELIKTTWLVLKNNMQTRKYFNFYQKNSLIKDSVPFWLTYYKFEKSNVNFTKLNKFIRQLGVEIYLPTTVMNDILTDYRTFYLTHSNIVMYESSTTDLNAFDPILYPEMKISNPKYDPIVDIKANSERYKSTEWKEAGHIGIMAERPQISNSIIESNSGNLVQRPLNLPNFRNLEKINQVKINDLYTGEFLSKSK; encoded by the coding sequence ATGTCAGATGAAACACACTTTAcaatagaagaaattgagCCTAGGCGTGATGCCCTTCGAGGTCTAGACACCCTGTTTCTTCAAGATAATGAAGCACTGGTACAGGCCTATCGTGATTTGGACTGGTCCAATATTCACTCGTTGACCCAAATGGTGGATACTATAGAGCAAACAGTAGTGAAATATGGTGATCCTAACGATTCAATTAAATTGGCTTTGGAGACTATTCTGTGGCAAATATTGCGCAAGTACCCTCTATTATTTGGATTTTGGAAGAGATTCACCACTATTGAGTACCAGTTGTTTGGTCTCAAAAAATCGATTGCTGTTCTCGCCACTTCAGTGAAATGGTTCCCAACTTCTCTGGAGTTATGGTGTGACTATTTAAATGTGCTGTGCGTTAATAACCCGAATGAAAAGGACTTTATTagaaaaaactttcaaatcGCCAAAGGCCTTATTGGTAAGCAGTTTTTGTCACATCCGTTTTGGGATAAGTTTATAGAGTTTGAAGTTGGACAAGAGAATTGGGATGACGTCCAAAAAATATACGAATATATCATTGAAAttcctcttcatcagtATGCAAGATTTTTTACAGCTTACAAGAAGTTtctaaatgaaaagaacCTGGAAACAACTAGAAATATTGATATAGTCTTGAAAAGGACACAAACAATTGTGAATGAGATTTGGCAGTTTGAATCAAAGATCAAACAGCCGTTCTTTAACCTGGGCGAAGTTTTAAATGgtgatttggaaaattggTCAAAATATCTGAAATTTGTAATTGACTCTTCGAAATCCCTAGATAAGGAATTCATTATGTCAGTTTTTGACAGATGTTTAATTCCTTGTCTTTATCATGAAAAAGTATGGATAATGTACATTAACTGGTTGACAAAGGAAGATGTACCTGACGAAGTAATAGTGGACACTTATCAAAGAGCCAGCACTTTTTTACCACTagatttcaaaactttaaGATATGACTTTctcaagtttttgaaaaaaaaatacaaatcAAATAATATCCTATTCAATAAGATTTTTAATGAAACAGTGTCGCGTTTTTTGAAGATCTGGCCCAACGATGTTTCACTTATGACGGAGTATATAAGTATGTGGAAAAGacattctttcaaaaattcccTAGATCAACCGCCTAAGGAAATTTTAGAGAAACAAACTTCCTTCACTAAAATTCTAGAGGCATCAATCACCAATTATATGAATAATCAAATTGACACCGAGGTATATTTACAGACTTTGATAAACGATAAAAACTTAAGTATAGTAGTGGTGGaactaataaaaactaCATGGCTTGTActcaaaaataatatgcAAACAAGGAAGTATTTTAatttttaccaaaaaaaCTCTCTCATTAAAGATTCTGTGCCGTTTTGGTTAACTTActacaaatttgaaaagagtaaTGTGAACTTCACCAAGCTGAATAAATTTATTAGACAACTTGGCGTAGAAATATATCTGCCAACTACAGTAatgaatgatattttaacaGACTACAGAACTTTCTATTTGACGCATTCAAATATCGTCATGTATGAATCTTCCACGACAGATTTGAATGCTTTTGACCCTATTTTATATCCTGAGATGAAAATTTCGAATCCAAAATATGACCCAATTGTGGATATCAAAGCAAATTCAGAAAGGTATAAAAGCACGGAATGGAAAGAGGCTGGTCACATCGGAATAATGGCGGAAAGACCGCAAATATCGAATAGTATAATTGAGAGCAATTCAGGAAATTTGGTTCAAAGACCTTTAAATTTGCCAAATTTTAGGAACTTGGAGAAAATTAATCAGGTAAAGATAAATGATTTATACACTGGAGAATTTCTCTCTAAAAGTAAATGA